One genomic segment of Pseudomonas sp. p1(2021b) includes these proteins:
- a CDS encoding flavin-containing monooxygenase, translating to MTIRVAIIGAGPSGLAQLRAFQSAHAKGEPMPEIVCFEKQADWGGMWNYTWRTGLDEHGEPVHGSMYRYLWSNGPKECLEFADYSFDEHFGRPISSYPPREVLWDYIQGRVKKADVRQYIRFNTVVKAVRFDAERRTFTVTAHDYAAGQGIEQEFDYVVVASGHFSTPNVPSFPGFERFSGRILHAHDFRDALEFAGKDVLIVGSSYSAEDIGSQCYKYGARSITSAYRTQPMGYQWPKGWEERPQLQRVEGDVAYFADGSSKRVDAIILCTGYQHHFPFLPDELTLRTNNRLWPLGLYQGVVWEANPQLMYLGMQDLWYSFNLFDAQAWFARDVMLGRIRLPDHATMQADSARWRAEEEALETTASMYEFQGRHIQHLISQTDYPSFDIDAVNRIFLKWKNDKKHDIMGYRDRSYRSVMTGTAAVPHHTRWLQALDDSLEEYLRETAEPGSVRALRQDKG from the coding sequence ATGACTATTCGTGTCGCCATCATCGGCGCCGGCCCGTCTGGCCTGGCGCAACTGCGTGCTTTCCAATCCGCCCATGCCAAGGGCGAACCCATGCCCGAGATCGTCTGCTTCGAGAAGCAGGCCGACTGGGGCGGCATGTGGAACTACACCTGGCGTACCGGGCTGGACGAGCACGGCGAGCCGGTTCACGGCAGCATGTATCGCTACCTCTGGTCGAACGGGCCGAAGGAATGCCTGGAGTTCGCCGATTACAGCTTCGATGAGCATTTCGGCCGGCCTATTTCGTCCTACCCGCCTCGCGAGGTGCTCTGGGACTACATCCAGGGCCGGGTGAAGAAAGCCGATGTGCGCCAGTACATCCGCTTCAACACCGTGGTCAAGGCGGTGCGCTTCGACGCCGAGCGCCGTACCTTCACTGTCACCGCCCACGACTATGCCGCCGGCCAGGGCATCGAGCAGGAATTCGACTACGTAGTGGTGGCCAGCGGGCATTTCTCGACGCCGAACGTGCCGTCGTTCCCGGGCTTCGAGCGGTTCTCCGGGCGCATCCTGCATGCCCACGATTTCCGCGATGCGTTGGAGTTCGCCGGCAAGGATGTGCTGATCGTCGGCAGCAGCTATTCGGCCGAGGACATCGGCTCGCAGTGCTACAAGTACGGCGCTCGCTCGATCACCAGCGCCTACCGCACGCAGCCCATGGGCTACCAATGGCCCAAAGGCTGGGAGGAGCGGCCGCAACTGCAACGGGTCGAGGGTGATGTGGCGTATTTCGCCGACGGCTCCAGCAAGCGGGTGGATGCGATCATCCTGTGCACCGGCTACCAGCACCACTTCCCGTTCCTGCCCGATGAGTTGACCCTGCGCACCAACAATCGCCTGTGGCCGCTGGGCCTGTATCAGGGCGTGGTGTGGGAGGCCAACCCGCAGTTGATGTACCTGGGCATGCAGGACCTGTGGTACAGCTTCAACCTGTTCGATGCCCAGGCCTGGTTCGCCCGCGACGTGATGCTCGGCCGCATCCGCCTGCCCGACCACGCCACCATGCAGGCCGACAGCGCGCGCTGGCGCGCCGAAGAGGAGGCTTTGGAAACCACTGCGTCGATGTATGAATTCCAGGGCCGGCATATCCAGCACCTGATCAGCCAGACCGACTACCCAAGCTTCGACATCGATGCAGTCAACCGCATCTTCCTCAAATGGAAGAACGACAAGAAGCACGACATCATGGGTTACCGCGACCGCTCCTACCGCTCGGTAATGACCGGCACCGCCGCCGTGCCCCATCACACGCGCTGGCTGCAGGCGCTCGACGACTCGCTGGAGGAATACCTGCGTGAGACCGCCGAGCCGGGCAGCGTCCGCGCTCTGAGGCAGGACAAAGGCTGA
- a CDS encoding metallophosphoesterase, with product MTSSFSWLHLSDLHAGMKHQSWMWPSLRDKIHDDLRYLISKHQSWDVVVFSGDLTQKGTPDEYEVLNGIIKELWQIFNEHGFSPKLFCVPGNHDLVRPGSIDPMCLALTRWWDLGELRADFWGTKGEIYRKTVGEYFSNYTNWLNELKKNGIPLLSGVSGTFPGDVSAVYEKDDFRVGFIGLNSTWLQVAAGDFKGQLHIDPRQLLEITDNNPSDWAKQNVLNFLVTHHPLDWLHSESLTLFNQDIDIGGRFDAHLYGHMHEPAAIQKTHLGALPKRSMQSASLFGLETFGNNIQRAHGYSFNSIKITDGHLASLEIWPRASRVISGTGERVMGPDMTLPINNDNYIAHSFELNRRQEPIKPAQLENKFSDAIISTEITSGELKANIENLVIILPAAPEAMGVRLVQQEQARKILTSSRRLWLAADWGMGENGFIWSTQKRISTTRCQFYKIDMSDYVNRSEFYQNIRIKYGFSFESLCGALATHQDSYLLFDDIPFTDEIDEALKLQLDLEELAGIVLSYCPALKVILRSRLRPPANDLDFVEITALDKADTRYFIENHHLGSAQALSPEDILRIYNHTDGLPNLIETDLRSLNVASLSEITTSPPGASASPAGMLQRAILELSESKDETLKRSYVLLKSLSVFSHGEELGRIKNFDKTKPVFFAHAQILQQRGLLYAEEIEQFDRGGGTDRPKRLIITRAAREWLHANLDTAELKRLNDGAAKLYFGTDWGSGQSKPPTAYRFDQPNKAVAEMHNARTIIMQIVTEAADNTRKLQNAMQLVSAHGAALLRGDYFKSAIELFDYILPMLQGKVTQASYEYAVYQHAKALRMIDGKIASEKAKEMLLTVLPGISDKTTKISAYLNLAHCYNYLGQGQEAIDYAKKIISLEPRSSRALTANQIILENSEQGLDINSKLDKLEAKARKQNSLTVAFNIGFSRIKSISDPDQKADTLYKLVREAKQNQDHYNVMRGMISLGELATKGQILLTLQDKNELIKIYHYLYNEGFYTQFNKCHDILWHIFSADKEIHNLLQLYRYSSLSWRLRGKEEREMSSLKRLNVEIKKSPTIKGSSDISTAYFYARLGLLL from the coding sequence TTGACATCCTCATTCTCTTGGCTCCATCTCAGCGACCTTCATGCAGGAATGAAACATCAATCTTGGATGTGGCCATCGTTGAGGGACAAAATTCATGATGATCTTAGATATTTGATAAGCAAACACCAAAGCTGGGACGTTGTTGTATTTTCGGGCGACCTAACCCAGAAGGGGACGCCTGATGAATATGAAGTTCTGAATGGAATAATCAAAGAGCTATGGCAAATATTTAATGAACACGGATTCTCACCAAAATTATTTTGTGTTCCAGGAAACCATGACTTGGTTCGTCCAGGAAGCATTGACCCAATGTGTCTTGCTTTAACAAGATGGTGGGACCTTGGAGAATTGAGAGCAGATTTTTGGGGCACAAAGGGTGAAATTTATAGAAAAACTGTAGGCGAATATTTTTCAAACTACACGAACTGGCTGAATGAATTGAAAAAAAACGGAATTCCTTTGCTATCTGGAGTTTCCGGAACTTTCCCTGGTGATGTGTCTGCGGTGTATGAGAAAGACGATTTCCGAGTAGGCTTTATTGGACTTAACTCGACATGGCTACAAGTTGCGGCCGGCGATTTCAAAGGACAACTGCACATAGATCCACGACAGCTTCTTGAAATTACCGATAACAATCCGTCAGATTGGGCAAAACAAAATGTTCTAAACTTTTTGGTAACCCACCATCCGCTTGACTGGCTGCACTCAGAAAGCTTGACCCTTTTTAATCAGGATATTGACATCGGCGGTAGATTCGATGCACACCTTTATGGGCACATGCATGAGCCCGCCGCTATACAAAAAACACACTTGGGTGCTCTTCCTAAAAGATCCATGCAGAGCGCATCTTTATTCGGACTAGAAACATTCGGAAACAACATACAAAGAGCACACGGTTATTCCTTCAACTCAATAAAAATAACAGACGGTCATCTTGCCAGTTTAGAGATATGGCCACGAGCTTCTCGCGTTATATCAGGCACAGGGGAGCGTGTCATGGGCCCTGACATGACACTCCCCATTAACAATGATAACTACATTGCGCACTCATTCGAACTTAATCGACGCCAAGAACCTATCAAACCGGCTCAATTAGAAAACAAATTCTCAGACGCAATAATTTCCACCGAAATTACAAGCGGCGAACTGAAAGCCAACATAGAAAATTTAGTAATTATACTCCCAGCCGCTCCTGAAGCCATGGGTGTGAGACTCGTTCAGCAAGAGCAGGCTCGTAAGATCCTGACTAGTTCAAGACGGCTTTGGTTAGCAGCCGACTGGGGAATGGGCGAAAACGGATTTATCTGGTCCACTCAGAAAAGAATATCAACTACCAGATGCCAATTCTATAAGATAGACATGAGCGATTACGTCAACCGGAGCGAATTTTATCAAAACATACGAATAAAGTATGGATTTAGCTTCGAGTCATTATGCGGAGCACTCGCCACACATCAAGATTCATACCTACTTTTCGATGACATTCCGTTTACCGACGAAATCGATGAAGCTTTAAAGCTACAGCTTGACTTAGAAGAATTGGCGGGCATCGTATTATCATACTGTCCAGCACTGAAAGTAATACTACGCAGCAGACTTAGGCCACCTGCAAACGATCTTGATTTTGTTGAAATAACTGCTCTGGATAAAGCAGACACTAGATACTTCATTGAAAATCACCATTTGGGATCAGCACAGGCTCTAAGCCCAGAAGATATCTTGAGGATTTACAATCATACCGATGGCTTGCCAAATTTAATAGAAACGGACTTAAGAAGTCTTAATGTGGCTTCACTAAGTGAAATTACCACTTCACCGCCTGGCGCTTCAGCATCGCCTGCTGGAATGCTTCAAAGGGCGATACTTGAATTATCTGAGTCTAAAGACGAGACACTCAAACGCTCTTACGTCCTCCTAAAATCACTTTCTGTTTTCTCACACGGCGAAGAGCTTGGTCGAATCAAGAATTTCGACAAAACCAAGCCTGTGTTCTTTGCACACGCACAGATACTTCAGCAGCGCGGCTTGCTATACGCAGAAGAAATAGAACAGTTCGACAGAGGTGGCGGCACAGATAGGCCTAAACGACTAATAATTACTCGCGCGGCAAGAGAATGGCTACATGCGAATTTAGATACTGCTGAGCTAAAGCGTCTGAATGATGGTGCGGCCAAACTGTATTTCGGCACTGACTGGGGTAGTGGTCAAAGTAAGCCCCCAACTGCTTATCGATTTGACCAGCCCAATAAAGCTGTTGCAGAGATGCACAATGCAAGAACAATTATCATGCAGATTGTGACTGAAGCTGCGGATAATACTCGCAAGCTTCAGAACGCCATGCAGCTTGTATCAGCACATGGAGCTGCGCTATTAAGAGGAGACTATTTCAAAAGCGCAATCGAGCTGTTCGATTATATACTTCCAATGCTGCAAGGAAAAGTCACTCAAGCCTCATATGAATATGCGGTATATCAGCATGCGAAAGCTCTGCGAATGATCGATGGTAAGATCGCATCCGAAAAAGCTAAAGAGATGCTTCTCACGGTCCTGCCTGGCATATCTGACAAAACCACGAAAATAAGCGCCTATCTGAACCTGGCACACTGTTACAACTATTTGGGCCAAGGCCAAGAGGCCATAGATTATGCGAAGAAAATCATTTCCCTAGAACCACGTAGCTCAAGGGCACTCACCGCCAACCAAATTATTCTAGAAAACTCTGAACAAGGGCTCGACATAAATTCCAAGCTCGACAAATTAGAGGCAAAAGCGAGAAAACAAAATTCACTAACCGTCGCGTTCAACATTGGGTTCTCACGAATAAAATCAATTTCCGACCCTGACCAAAAAGCCGACACTCTCTATAAGTTAGTTAGAGAGGCAAAACAAAACCAAGACCACTACAACGTGATGCGTGGAATGATTTCGCTGGGAGAGCTAGCAACAAAAGGGCAAATTCTCTTGACCCTTCAGGACAAAAATGAACTAATCAAAATATACCACTACCTTTACAATGAAGGTTTTTACACCCAGTTCAATAAATGCCATGACATTCTGTGGCACATTTTTTCTGCCGACAAAGAGATTCACAATCTCTTGCAGCTTTATCGATATAGTTCATTGTCTTGGAGATTACGTGGAAAGGAAGAACGAGAAATGTCTTCCCTTAAACGCTTGAATGTTGAAATAAAGAAATCTCCTACCATCAAGGGAAGCTCTGATATTTCGACTGCTTATTTCTATGCGCGCCTTGGTCTTCTTCTATAA
- a CDS encoding DUF3079 domain-containing protein, with amino-acid sequence MAKKFPLNPSHPERICWGCDLYCPAKALACGNGSERTQHPAELFDEDWNQDVKAPESQASEVPSFSCANNDKP; translated from the coding sequence ATGGCCAAGAAATTCCCCCTAAACCCCAGCCACCCCGAACGCATCTGCTGGGGCTGCGACCTGTACTGCCCGGCCAAGGCACTGGCCTGTGGCAACGGTTCGGAGCGGACCCAACACCCGGCGGAGTTGTTCGATGAAGATTGGAACCAGGACGTCAAAGCGCCTGAATCACAGGCAAGCGAGGTACCGTCGTTCTCTTGCGCGAACAATGACAAACCTTGA